A window of Bacillus sp. DX3.1 genomic DNA:
TATTTGGGGTGTGTGGCTGGTAGTTACAGCTCGCACGAGTCTGGCTCATCCCCTATCTTAAGTATTGTTTTGCAGTTAGGATAATATACCAATTTAAGGTGAGTATATCTATTGTGCTCAATATGTTGTACCACCCCTAAACAAAGGCAGCATCAGAAAAACGCACTTTTAACACATATTAGAATACAAACCATTGCGGAAACCGGCCACTCCAGCAATGTTCTCTTAGGCTTATTCCTAAATTTTGGTTCCATTATTCCAGCGGACAATTTTACTATCGGGAAAATCTAGTGTTTTAGGAAAATCTTTTGTTGGTACTTTAGAAGATTACCACCGACAATGTCGGTTTCAATTTTACCGTAATCTAAATTGGCCGCTGGTACTATTACTCCCTAAACCCTTCCCTAAATTCCTAACGCATTATTCTGTTAAAAAGGGTATATTCTTACCTTTTAATGGAAAACATTATATTGCATTAGTAATAATTTAAAGGAGGTTAAAGATATGGCTAAAATGAAAATTGAGGTTTCTTTAGAGGTTGTAGTTGATGAAACGGTCAGTAAGGAGGATATTTCCAATACCTTGGAGAAAGCGCTTGAACCTTTAAAGTGTAAGGTAGATAGTTTTTCAGACGTGGTAGTGCGAACTGTGTCTCATGCTGATGGTGGTCCAATAGGTACCGGTTATGCAAGTAGATTGTGGTCGAAGGCTACTTGCCAGTAGGATAATTTAAAAAAAATTTAATAGGATAAACTATATGTAATTAAGCTTAAGAAAGTAAGTTAGTCTGGAAAACATAACAAGTCAAAAAAATTAAATGTATATGAAGAATTGTAGGTGAGGATAAAAAATGAATAACAATTCGGTTTTGTCTATGGCTAGTCATCGTCTTCTTTCTCTCGAGGGAGATGATGTGGCAATACTAGCTGATCGAAGTACTGGTTGGTGCATTGTAAATACAATGGAATACGACACTATTAGTAAGTATCTAAGTGAAAGTAAACAGACTCTTGAAGGAACAGACATAAAAAGCCAGAAAATTATAAAATCATTATGGGAAGCGGGTGTCCTTTATGCGGATGGGAAACCCCATCCTGATACAGTACTTGTTCAGAACCCGTATCCTAATGCACTTTTATTAAAATTAACAGGTGCATGCAATTTTGAATGTTCTTATTGCTATGACTATGACGCAAAGAGATTTAAAGCACGTTTAAATTTCGAGCGAATTAAAGAGATTATTTCTTTTCTTTTATCAAAACAGTCTAGTTTATCTATTGCTTTTCATGGGGGGGAACCGTTATTACGTTTTGATTTAATAAAGGAAGTTGTTAATTTTGCAATTCGAGAAGCTGGTTCTGTTTCACGGATAGGTTTTTCAATACAGACCAATGGTTCCCTTTTTAATGAAGAAGTTGTTTCATTTCTAGATAAGTATAATTTCTCTGTTGGGATATCCCTTGATGGTGCTAATGAAGAAAGTAATGCGCTTCGAGTTGTAAACAGAGGTCGGACCCCATGGAAATCAGTACAAGAATTATTGAAACGGTACCCAACTTTTGTTAAAGAACGCTGTGGCTTTTTAGCAGTAGCTTCCCGTACTTCTGCTAGACATATACCCGATTTTGCTCTTTGGTTACAGGATAAGGGAGTAGGTGGGTTATCTATCAGTTTTCTAGATCTTGTAGGGAGAGGTGAAACTCTCTATGATGAGATGCTCACCCCGAATGAAGCAGTTGATCTTTACAAAGAATTATTTCGCATGATTCGTCAGCGGCAAATTGAGAAGCTAGCAATTAAGAGTATAATTGGACGTATGAACAATCTTTTTACTTTCCAACCGCGTGATTTTTGTTACAAAGGTGCATGTGGAGCATCCGGTGATTTCTTAGTGGTTGATGCGGAGGGTTCTCTTCGCTCATGTGACTGTATTTACGATTCTTTTTTTGTATTAGGTAGTAGTAAATCACAAGTACCAGAAAACTCAAAACATCCAGCACGATTAGCTGTATCGAAACGAAACGAATGGCTTCGTGAAAATAGCTCTAATTGCTCAACTTGTGCTGTATTTGGCTTATGTGGAGGAACCTGTGTCGCAAAAGCTATTTCAAATCACAAAACTCCACAATCCGTAGATCCAGTGGAATGTGCTTTATCTCTTTACCTTTATCCCGAATTATTACAAGAATTTGCCACAGGAAACAATATGCCTCTATTTGATTATTATAATATTCATAGACATAGTACAAAGGAATGGAGAGCTAGCTAATGACCTTCACTGATGAAGAAATTTTAGTTGCTTCTTTATCTTCCAAATTGAAAAATCCAATAGCTGTTAGGGAAGAATGTACACAATTTGTTGAGCGGTATGAGACTATAGCTAAAAAAGCAAACTGGGCATATCAACACTTTCTCCGGCGAACAGGAAGTCGTTCTGCTTTTCTCAATTATTTCCAAACTGATTTTCTTCAAGCATGGTGTGATTTCTTTAAATATGCTGCTATGGCTAACTTGAATCAAAAGATTGAAATACCGATTACGGATTATCGACAGAAGCTTATACTTACTTGGCACTTTCCAGAATATCCGCTGTTAGTACCGGGAGTTTGTACCAACAACACTTTACTAGTTACTGCTCAAAAACCTAATTGGATGGTGTCAGCAGCAGGTCTTGAGAATCTTTATTTATTTCGCTCTGGCTCAACAGGAATCAGTCTAATACGTGCTTTTAAAGAACGACGTCCGATTGCAGCAATGCTTGATTATTGTTATGATGAAAGTTCACACATTACAGCCAATTTTTTATCTTACCCGGCTCGAACTCCCGTAGGCTTGTTTACTTTAGCAGAGAAATTCAATTACCAAATCGAACTGTTATCATTTCGTGATACTGAATGTATGGTTATTGACTCTTTTTGGGCTAATCAAGGAACGATTTTGGATAACGTAATTCGTGTTAATCAAGTAATTGAAAAAGAAATTCTTACCGATCCAGCAAGATGGTTGTTATGGCCTTCAGTTGATCGACGTTGGATCGGAACAGATTATGAATCATAAGGGGTATATCCGGGATTCGGCCGAAATACTTGTAAAAATGGGTCACAGTATGGATATAAATTCCATTTTGTGACCCTGTCTAATTTATACCGGGATCTCTCCCTTTATCGGCTGAGGCACATTTATTTTGACAGCATAACCCTTGTTAATCGCAATTTTGGGTTGAAAATGGATTTTTCACCTGGATTCCTAAACGAAAACCGCTAATTTAATACACAAAGCAAATTTCCACCTAAAAAAGGAATTCCTATAGCTAATGATTAACTTTTCTATTCTTCTTAGAAATTGAAGTTTAACATTCCTAAAAACACTCTAATTCGATATCCAACCCTCTTAAAGTTACACAGAGTCAATGATTTTGCGTAGATAACTTATAAAAACGATGCATTTGAAAGTGATTACTTTAAGTTATTATTGGGAATAGTATCAATTAGTACCATTTTTGGAAAGTTAATCTTCCTTTTTTACTCCTCCATAGGCCTTAGGAGTTATCAGTTATATAAATTAGAGTATATCAGTGGGAAGCAGAAATAGGAAAAATGTATGTATTAAAAATTCAAATTGATTAGAAGGTGTAATCCATGCAGGAAAAAGAATCTCATTCTGAAAAATCATCATTACTAGAAATCGGCCCACATGAAGCTTCTAAAATCGTTAAGAAGTATGCGGAGAACCAAAAGATCCAGATAAAACTTACCGAAGAACAAATGAAAGTAATCATTGATCAGTGGAAGGACGCAGATCCGCTAATGCCTGCTGAAATCAGCTTTTACGTAGGGGCTCGTCCTATGGCTAATCTCAAGGTAGCTGCTTATTACTACGCTGGGGATACATGTTGCAGTATTGAATGATAAAAATTGTAGGTGTAGAATATGGAAAATAAATATACGAATCCAATTTGTATTCGTCGATCTCGTTGTTTGATTGCATTTTGGGAGGGCAGTTCCCTTGTAGTGGAGAACTACTTGACCAACAAGCAGACTACCATCGCACCACTGATTGTACAACTACTCCAAGAAATTGATGACTACCACCCTAAAACTTCTGTATTGGAGCGATTTGGAGAAATCCCTGTTGCCAATGAGATTATCGAAGAATTGCTTAAACAGGACGTGCTTATCATTCAAGGATCAGCGTTGGATACAAAAGAGCGTTTGATTGAAGAAAAGTGGAAGTGGAATCAGGACGTACGATATTTCCATTACTCAACCCAGCATGTGGTGTATGAGGATAACTTTGAAATTCAGCGTACAAGTTTGGCTCGCCTTGCACGCGAGATACCTCCGCCAGATGCATTCAAAGACTACGGTCGCTCCGATGTCAAGCTTTTAGGATCCTTTGATGAACCCTCAGGAGAGTTCTGGAATGTGCTTCGTTCACGTCGGACCAAAAGATCATTCGCTCAACAAGAGATATCATTATCCGATCTTTCCAACATACTCTTATGGACGTGGGGGCGAACACATTTAATCACAGATCATGAAGTCGGCCCCTATATTCTTAGGACTAGTCCTTCAGGAGGGGCTCGCCACCCTATAGAGGTGTATCCTATAATCCTGCGCGTCAATGGTGTTACGCCGGGAATATACCATTACTCCGTAAAAAGACATGAATTAGAATGTCTAAGAACGGGCATGTTTACGGATCTTGCTGTTCGTCTATGCTCCAACCAGGAATGGGTACGTGACGCAGCGGTAGTCTTTTTTATGACAGCTGTTGTTAATAGAACCATGTGGAAATACAAACAGACTAATGCCTATCGTGTTATTCAATTAGACGCTGGACATTTAGGTCAGACATTTCATCTAGTTTGCACTAGCCTAGGTCTAGCACCCTTCACCACAGCCGCTACCCAAGATATTGCGATTGAACAAGAGCTTGGTATTGACGGAGTGTCTGAGATTCCTATTTACACGGCGGTAACAGGTGTACCTGCCAATGGACTCTCAAGAAGTAGCAAAGAAGACTGAACGATGCGGTCATACTATCATTTCTTACGCCGTTCTCCTAGGAAAACTCCTTCGGGCAGCGGTTATGAGAAACATTATATAATCCCGTTCAGAGCAGAATTTTATAAAGCACACTTCATATTTTCCTGTTGCTCTTTTTCACAAATTGGTTGAACATCTTTCTCCTGTTTTTTATCAATAGTTTATAGCGTTTGATTGCTTGTTCACCTAAATAAACAGTTATTTATAGAGATTATGATCACATTTATTAAGAGTTATGTTCTTTAACAAATAACGATTTACTTACACACTTAGATATTATTTTGTAATCTATCTTCTTTGTATAAATCGGAATAAAAAGGCAACCATAATAAATGGAAACTATTATAATAACCATAAAAGAGGTGTTTAAAGTGTCTGAGGAAAAAATAGAAAATTGTGAGCGATCTAATATAGAAGAACGATTCTTCAAAAGACGTGATGAACTGATCGAAAAATTAGGAACACTCGATAAAAATGTTGTAGCTAATTTTTGTATGTCAACTATCAATAAAATTGATGACACGGGACGATTTTCTGACTCTTGGCATAACAGTTGGAACAAAGACGGTGACTTTACCGATACTTGGGGAAAAGGTACGCTACCTATATAAATATGTTGTAGCTAATTTCTCTATGTCAATTGTCGATAAAAATGGCTTGGAATTATTTAGTACTCTTTGCATAACAGTTGGGGAAAGTGCTCTGACTTTACCGATGTTTGGGGAAAACCAATACCACGGATAAAGTTAGGGCATACCAAAATTCCCCTAAATGAATCCGTATATACCCTTAATATCAAGAAATTAACTTGATATTATAGTATGAAAGGAAATTAACATGACTATTAAATTAATTGTTCTCCAACCCACTTCCTTATGTAACCTGAATTGTCAATATTGTTACGTACCTGGCAGAAAGGATTCAACAAGAATGAGTGAGCAAACATTAGAAAATGTCATTGCTAAGGTGCTGAGAAGTTCAATAGTTGATGAAAATGTCGAGTTTCTTTGGCACGCTGGAGAACCTTTGACTGTAGGCATAGACTTCTATAAAAAAGTTATGACCTATATCCAAAAACATAATAACCAGGATCGCCGAATTCGTAATAGATTGCAAACCAATGGTACACTTCTAACACCAGATTGGTGTGAATTTTTGTTAGAAAATGATTTTCAGATTGGGATTAGTATTGACGGCCCAGCAATGTTACATAACCGGAATCGTATTGATTGGTCTGGAAAAGGAAGTCACCACTTGGTTATGAGAGGGTTAAAACTCTTAAAAGAATATGGGCTATCTTTTGGAGGTCTCTGTGTTCTTACTCGAGAAAGCCTTAATTACCCTAGAGAAATTTTTAACTTTTTTTACTCCAATGGTTTTCAATCGGTTGGGTTTAACGTAGAAGAGATAGAAAATGCTAATAAATCTTCTTCATTAAAGGATTATGAGGAACATAGTATAATTGTTGAGAAATATCGTTCCTTTATGTCAGAGCTCTTCGACTTATGGAAAACCCATAAAAATGAAATTGAATTCCGCGAATTCAGAAACATGCTAACAAGAATAGAAAAAAAACTATCAAATAAAAATTATTATTCCGTTCCTGACGAAATTAAAAGCCTAGGGATCATAACAATACAAAAGAATGGTGATATTACGACAAACTCTCCAGAGTTTGCAGGAGGTTTGAATACAGAATTTAATAACTTTGTTGTTGGTAATATTAATGCGCAATATGAGTTAGATACAGTAGTGAATAGTAATATATATAATCGTATGCAGCATGAGATTAATTTGGGAGTTAAGAACTGTGCTAGTTCATGCTTATATTTTGACCTATGTGGGGGGGGATCGCCGTCAAATAAATATTTTGAGAATGGTTCTCTATCTAGTACCGAGACTATCAGATGCATACTCCATCACCAAACGCTTACTTCAATCGTGATTGAAAAACTCTTAAACGCATAACATATTTAAATTTTGTAAAACAAACGAATAATATTTGTCGGAACATAAAAATAAGAAAGCTTTGGTTCTGTTGCAAAGTTTTTTTACACATAGAGACATGGGAAGATTGTGGTCAAATTTTATGAAACCGTTAATAAATTCTGTAATTCGTTATACGCCGAAAAGACGGAGTCTGATTGAAGACTTCGTCTTTGTTTGTATATGGCATGAAGCGTTTCTATCCCTTTTATCGTACGTGAGGCATGACGAAGACTTTGAAATCCTAAGGAACGAGCGAAACGGCGCTTCACGTGTCGATGATCTTGCTCAATGAGATTATTGAGATATTTTGTTGTACGATGAAAGGTATTTTTGTAAAAGTCTATCCTCTGTAATTTTTTAAATGCGCAAATTAAAGAAGGAGCCTTATCTGTAGTCAGAACCGTTGGTTCTCCATAAGTTCGAACCAGTCTTTTCATAAAAGCATATGCCGCTTGTGTATCTCTCTTTTTACGCAGTTGAATATCAAGCGTTTGCCCCTCTTTGTCAATGGCACGATATAAATAACACCATTTTCCTTTGACTTTAATATAGGTTTCATCCAAACGCCAAGATAACTGTACCGTTTTGTTTTTCTTTTTCCAAATTTGATACATCAGATTGCCATATTCATGTACCCAGCGCATAATCGTTGTGGGATGAACTGAAATACCACGTTCCTTCAGAATTTCAGACACATCACGATAGCTAAGAGAAAAACGACAATAGTAGCCAACGGCTACTAAAATGATATCTTTCTTAAACTGTTTTCCTTTAAAATATCTCATATTGTCGTGCTCCTACTCATTTTTTCTAAAATGTAACGTGGTTTAGAGAACTTTGCAACAGAACCGTATTGGGCACAAAAAATAGTTATAGGCGTCTAAAAATGCTACGCACAAATATTTTTTAATATATGGATATAAAGAACTATAAAAAGGTTACCTAATAACGTTATTTATTTGTCTGTTCTAGGTGAATTTCATAATTTCCTATTATGAATAATATTTTGTGGTAAGCTTCTCAAATCAAGAAGAAATGAATATCTCTTAAAGGAAGTTTAAAAAAATCAAAATAATATACGAATGACTTATAGAGAAAATATATCGAATTATATTCTAGTGTATAATTTTATTAAAAATTCATCTTTTCTTTTCCACTCTATTTTTCGTAAATAAGTCACTTTTTCAATCACTGATTTGAGAAGGCGATTTTTCTTTTCTGTATCATTTGTTGCGTAATAAGCCTCTAAAACATTTTTGATTTTCGGAACAAATTCATGTATATGTTTTTCTTTTTCTAATATATTTTCAATTTCACGCCTAAGCTCCTTAATTTCTTCTTGTGTTGTTTTCAAGCGCACCGCAATAGATTTCTGCCGTTCTAAGAAAGTGCCAACATCGTATATCCCTTTCTCTAGAAGGTCATGGAGATTGCTTTTTTGTTTTTGCAAATCATTAATTTGCTGTTTTTTCTTTTCTAAAGCTTTTTGCTGGAGCTGAATATTATTTTTTGTTTTCTTTTTCTGTACCATGTTCTCTTGTATCTCAAAGCTTTCGATAATTTGTTTTAAGCCATCAAGTATGCGCTGTTCAACAAGTGTCAAGGATGCCCCTTTTTGAATTCCTTTACAGGATGGTTGTACGCAACGAACTTGAGGATTTGGACGATCTTTCCGTGGTTGATAAAGCATGGAGTGACCGCATAGTTCACATAATAAGATGCCTGCCAATGGATTAGAAAGTTTTTTTGTTTTGATTGTTGGTGGTCTCCAGCGTTTACTATGTGCCATGTTGGCTTTTTGAAATAGTTCTTCCGATACAAGTGGAGGATGAGCATGATTGTGTCGTTGCCATCTTTCTTTTGGTACCTTTTTACGAATGTATTTTCCATTTTGTTTTGTATAACGTATTTTCCCCCAAATAATGTGACCAAGATATACTTCATTTTTGATAATAGATGAGATAGTTGAAGGATTCCAATACTCACCTTCAGGTGGAGAAATTCCTAGTCTATCTAGTTCTTGTGCAATTGCCTGTCTTCCCATTCCATCAGCCATAGATTCAAAAATTTTAGGTATCACCCAGCTTTTTTCAGGATTAGGATAAAGTTTTAAATTATCATCTCGTAAGTACCCATAAGGTGGAACACGAGAGATAGATTTTCCTTCTTTTGCTGAAGCCCTTCTACCACGTTGCATACGTTTCACAATTGTTTTTAATTCTTCTCGAGCAATTAAAGATTTTATACTGAAGGTTAACTCTTGATTTTCATCATTTGGGTTAATGACTTCTGTTGGTGTAATAATGAATGTTTCTGAATAGCGGAATACACGATAAATCGTTCCTTGATCTACCATATCGCCGCGGCCAAGGCGGTCTAAATCCATCACCAATACTGCATCAGCAATGCCAGTTTCCACTTCACGAAGAAGTTTTTGCATCATAGGTCTTTCAGAGATATATTCACCCGAAACCACTTCTTCAAAAATATCAATTATATTATGATGCTCTTTATGAGCGAGTTCTAATAACTGAGTGCGATGACGTTCAAGCGTATCGTAATGTTGCCCGTGCTCCAGCGCCTTTTTTTCTTCTTCAAGATCTTTTCGACTTTTACGTAAATAGATGAAGACATCGAGTTCTTGTGGACGGTACATTTGTTTCACCTACCAGCTTGTCTAGTATTATTGTTATGAATATGTAAGGATAGCTTGTCTTATGAAAATGATAGTTCGTCTTTTTACCTGCATTGCATATATATAGTGCAAGGAGGGATATGATGAAGGAATTTCAGTTTGGTAATACAAAAGTCATTATCCATTCGCCACTTGCATCGATGGAAAAAGAGGAACAAAAAAAATGGTTTCAACAAGAATGGGAAAAGAGAAATCCAGTGTTAAAGTCTATAGTTGAAGCCGCAGTAAGTTGTCAAGAAGATGAAAAGTAAAAAGAGCATTCTCTTTTCTTAAGAGATATGCTCTTCTTTTTTTATTAAATTATTCACTGACATAAATAATTATTTTTCATTGTGAATAGCTTCTTTAGTTCTGTAAATAATAATCTTGATCATTGTTATGTGAAGTAGGTGATGCTTGAGATAAATTAATTCCTCTTTCTAAAGTTTCTAATAAGTAATACCCGAGTGCGTCATCTTGCTGGATCAAGTTATGTAGTAAAGTGCTTGCACGGGTGATTCTATATTTGGTTTCATCTTGTATTAATGAGAAGTTATCCATTGTAATGAGTTGAAGTTCATCTTGCAGCTTTTGTAGTAAGGAAAGCTGAATGGTATCTGTTTTTCCGGTTTCAAGATTACTTAAATAAGCTGGTGATACACCAAGTTGTTTTGCAAAGGTGTTTAGTCCAATGCCTTTTTGAGTACGAAGTGTACGAATGTGTTTACCAAGTTCATGTATCATAAATTTAACCTCCAAGGATTTATTGAAAGGAATAATTAGAATGAAGAAGCAAAAGAAAATTACAATTACATCAGTAAGTTACGTTCACGATCCAACATCAGCTCAAAAATGGTTTGAAGCGTATATTGAGATTGTTGAAAAAGAATTAGCCAAAGCAATTAAAAAGGACTAGCTACTAATTTTGATACATACAGTGTAAATAGAACATCACGAGAGGAGGTCCTGAATTGAAGACAGTTGCATATTATAGAAGTTCCATTGATTCACAAGAAAACTCAATCGAAATGCAACAAAATTCAGTTCTTACTCGCTCCATTGATATGGCATTGATTATCGATGAAGAATATATTGATGAAGCGGTATCAGCCCGAAAAGTCAGTTTAAAAAAGCGTCCAGCCCTACAAAAATTACTACAAGATATCAACAATAACGATGTCGGAACCTTATTCTTATTTAAGCGAGATCGACTAGCTCGAAATGTGATGGAGTATTATGAAATTTATCAAATACTAAGAAACAAGAAAATAAATGTTATTTTAACTGCACCGAATGAGCCGCCAGTGTACTACACACCAATTGGTGAATATCTTGAATTAATTTTGGCGGGTATGGCCCAACGTGAAGGCGAACAAATTATTGAACGTTTAAAGCAAACATTAAAGTCAAATTTCCAAAGTGGTAAAAACCCAGGACGTCTTCCGTATGGTTTCAAATGGAATAAAGAAACGAAAGAAATTGAATTGGTTGATGAACAAGTACAAATTGTTAAAAGGATTTATCAAGAACTTGTATCGGGAAAATATGAATCCTTGAAAGAACTTTGTAGTGTATTAGGCTTGAAGGAAAACGGTAAGTCTTGGACTTCGGCTGATATAAGAAAAATTGCATTAAACCCGACATATATTGGATTGCGTACTATGAATATTTTTGGTGAAGATGTTACTAGTAAATATGAAAGACTTTCCATTATTGATAAGAATACATGGGAAAAAGTATGTAGTATTGTCACCGTTTTATCTCCCCAAAAGACTCATCAAGATTATGTATTCGAACAAGTGTTATTTCCATTGCAAGACTTACTAATTTGTTCGAAATGTAATGAATCATTACAAAAAATAAAGGCTAGAAGAAAAGAAAATTTAAAATATAAATGTTTAAATCATTCTTCAGTTTACGTTTTTAAGAGTACAATCGAACCATTAGTCTTTGAACGCTGCAAAGAATATTTTCATAGCCTACTCACTTTTCATTTTCATGAATTATTTGATCGATATGAACAGAATGCTAAGAAGCAAGTAAAACAGAAAATACAAACCATTGAAGAGAAAATGCAGCTTATGAATGAAAAGTTAATTACAAAAGTAGATACGTGGTATCACGAAACTGATGCACCTTATAAGGAACAGAAAGAAATCGAAATTATGGCGCTGTATGATGAGCTGGCAAAATATAAAAAACAAAAAGAACAGGTAATACAGGAATTAAGTGATGTAAAGCAATTACGTGAAAAGATAAGTAATTATCAATCCTCTATTTCGTTGTCCTATGACGAGATAAAGGAGAATCGACAGTTAGGTTCCTTTTTTCAAGATTTAATACAACAAGTTAAAACCGACGGAAAGAACTGCGAAATTGTTTTTAAACACCCATTCTTACGTACTCAAGAGGTGTTAACATCATGAAGCTTTCTCATATATTACAACCAAATATGAAGGCTGCTTTTTATGGCCGTCATTCTACGGATAAACAAGATATGGATATGCAATTGAATTCCGTTATGGAAGTGATTCGCAAATATGATTGCATTCATACTCATTCTTTTCTTGATAAGGCTGTTTCCGCTCGTAAAAATAAAATTACAAGTAGGAAAGAACTTGAAAATATGTTCGAAGCGGCAAAAAGAAAAGAATTTGATTTTGTCATTGTTTATAAAAGTGATCGTTTGGCCAGAGATCCTCTTGAGCATCAAACGATACGTATTGTCATGAAGACACTAGATATTCCCATCATTATTAGTTCAACCGAAAGTGTGTACAATACTGATACTGACTTGATTGTGCAACTTATGGAAGATGGTTTTACTAAATATGAAGTTGACACCATTATCGCCAGAACACGATCAGGTCTAGAAAACAAAGCAAAACAAGGGAAATGGCTTGGTGGTAAGCCGCCATTTGGTTACACATATGATAAGAATAGTGAGCAATTTATTGAACACACCGAAGAGCTTTGCTATGTAAAAGAAATCTTCAATTTATATGTAAATGGTCATGGGTTTCAGTATATTGCTAATACACTCCCTAACGGTTCCCGCCGCGGAAAAGATTGGGGAAAAGAGAATGTAAAGACGATTGTGCTTAATCCTTTTTATTGTGGTTTATTATCATGGCGCCGACAAACAGATGGAAAGCAAAATGCAAGGGATATTTGGATTGAAGCACCAAACCACTATGTGAAGCCAATCATTTCACGAACGACATGGGAATCATGTTGGCGTATTTATTCAGAAAAACGTAATGGCAACATGGTTCCTAAACATTACAAAACAAGTTTTTTGCTACAAGGGTTGCTTTCTTGTGAAAAGTGCCAGGAACTAATGAAAACAAAGAATCAACAGACAGTAAGTTCTACAAATAAACAGTATGGAGGGAAAATTTATTTTTGCACTAACTGCAAATTAAGAATAGATGCAGACCTCCTTCATGATAAAGTAGTGAATCAAACACTTACTGATGTGAAAATAAGTGGATTTCACAATGTATATCATGCGATAGAAC
This region includes:
- a CDS encoding recombinase family protein, which produces MKLSHILQPNMKAAFYGRHSTDKQDMDMQLNSVMEVIRKYDCIHTHSFLDKAVSARKNKITSRKELENMFEAAKRKEFDFVIVYKSDRLARDPLEHQTIRIVMKTLDIPIIISSTESVYNTDTDLIVQLMEDGFTKYEVDTIIARTRSGLENKAKQGKWLGGKPPFGYTYDKNSEQFIEHTEELCYVKEIFNLYVNGHGFQYIANTLPNGSRRGKDWGKENVKTIVLNPFYCGLLSWRRQTDGKQNARDIWIEAPNHYVKPIISRTTWESCWRIYSEKRNGNMVPKHYKTSFLLQGLLSCEKCQELMKTKNQQTVSSTNKQYGGKIYFCTNCKLRIDADLLHDKVVNQTLTDVKISGFHNVYHAIEQKIQYEIQELNNNIQKHQRLFENYTIKLHNITEELKQRMKNNDDKRFLKSLAIYRLDVQRKLDGVTQQINDFKQQITLKEKVEKSKETWLHTLNEVFQDDVKIQEISDMDKRRFLLPLIQSVSIKENKKRNEYDISLQLRTDFSKRDVKNQISLIL
- a CDS encoding recombinase family protein is translated as MKTVAYYRSSIDSQENSIEMQQNSVLTRSIDMALIIDEEYIDEAVSARKVSLKKRPALQKLLQDINNNDVGTLFLFKRDRLARNVMEYYEIYQILRNKKINVILTAPNEPPVYYTPIGEYLELILAGMAQREGEQIIERLKQTLKSNFQSGKNPGRLPYGFKWNKETKEIELVDEQVQIVKRIYQELVSGKYESLKELCSVLGLKENGKSWTSADIRKIALNPTYIGLRTMNIFGEDVTSKYERLSIIDKNTWEKVCSIVTVLSPQKTHQDYVFEQVLFPLQDLLICSKCNESLQKIKARRKENLKYKCLNHSSVYVFKSTIEPLVFERCKEYFHSLLTFHFHELFDRYEQNAKKQVKQKIQTIEEKMQLMNEKLITKVDTWYHETDAPYKEQKEIEIMALYDELAKYKKQKEQVIQELSDVKQLREKISNYQSSISLSYDEIKENRQLGSFFQDLIQQVKTDGKNCEIVFKHPFLRTQEVLTS